GATGGCCCGGTGGaggttgtacggacggcccggTGGAGGTTGTACGGACGGTGGTTGTACGGACATGGTGATCATAATCCCAATTTATACACCTCGCTGGTGACAGCAGGAAGAATTTTTACTGAAGCAAGCTCAAGATTTCGTGGCGTGCAAGTCAATCGGATGCAAGATCTCAACACGACTCCTAGAACTACTCGAACGACGTCCACGACTGAAGATGGACGACTGGAGACTCCACGGCAGGAGAATAACGGAGAAAACCCTAGCATAAGGCAAACCCATGAAAATCTTATCCAAGAAGAAAACATGGATCACCAACGAACTGTTAACACACCACACGTAACAGGAGTTGAACATGAACCATACGCCAAGTCAGCTGAACCCACCTACTTGGAAGCTATGCTTACAAAACGCTTGGGTGCAGTAGAAGCTATGATTGAACGACTGCCAGGAATGGCTCCACCGATCCGAAAGAGCAACTTGCACTCGTATGCTGATACACCCTTTTCTGATGAAATTGCACTCACCGAGATGCCAAGAAACTTCTCGTTACCAACTATGAAGATGTATGATGGAACAACCGACCCGGATAACCACATAGCACAATACAAAAAACGAATGTTCAAGACGGCCATCCAAAAAGAGTGTAGGGAAGCTACTATGTGCAAGGGTTTTGGCTCAACCCTCACGGGTGCAGCACTTCAGTGGTTTATCAACTTGCCAAACGGCTCAATCAACTCGTTTGCATCGTTGACAGATCTCTTCGTTGAGCAATTCGCAAGCAGCAGGAACCTGGAGAAGACATCAGACGACCTTTACGAGGTACGACAGAAGAAAGATGAATCATTGCGTGCCTATGTGGGACGCTTCAACAAGGAAAAAGTATCGATACCCAGTTGCAACATGTCAACCGCCATCTCTGCATTCAAAAGAGGCTTACTCCCTGACGGTGATTTGTACAAGGAACTTACGAAGTACCAGTGCAGAACAATGGAAGATGTGCTCTCACGTGCGTGGGCACAAATAAAGTGGGAGGAAGATTCGGTTTATCGCCAGCGACGTTCACCACGATCTGATTCCCGTATGGTGTGAAACGAAAGATCGAGTAGGGATGATAAGCCTTACCAAAGACATCGTGACGAAAACACCAAGATTGGAAGAAGGAACACACATCAACGATTGAGCGGAGCTGAAGACGAAAGGCCTAAATCAACAACATGGCCAGATATTAGCAacctctcaatctctcatacACATTTAGTCGGTGTATGAAAGGAGATAGGTGGAACCGTTAGATGGCCTCCAAAGATGAAAGCACTTGACAGTAGGCGTGACACCTCGAAGTGGTGTGAGTTCCACAACGATCACGGCCACTAAACAGAAGATTGCATCTCATTGAGAATGGAAGTGAACGAGCTGCTGAAAAAGGTCACTTGGGGGAATATTTGTCTGATAGAACCCGCAATCGCATGGATGGCGAGAGCAACAAGCAAACAGCAATTGAAAACGCTCCAGTTTCGCCTCCAAAACATGATCGAGTCATCAATGTTATCTCTAGAGGATCAGAGATAAGTGGGATAACTCAATCAGCTGCGAAAATAAACACTGGAGCTGTCAAGAATTCTCAAAATAGAGGACACGCTACGAAAGGCGATACACTGTCATACACCATAACTTTTATGACTGATGAAAGCAGTGTACCAACCCTGCATCACGATGCTTTAGTCATACAGCTGAGGGTGGCTAACTGTTTCATGAAAAGGATATTAATCAACAATGGAAGCTCAACTAACATCCTTTATATGCAAACATATAAGGAGTTGGGTCTCGACGAAGGAGAACTTACACGAAAATCTATTCCATTAGTAGGGTTTAGTGGTGAGGTCAACTAGAGTATTGGCGAACTGACGCTTCCAGTGTATGCAGAGGGAGTTAACAAACACACTAATTTTTTGGTAGTAGATTGTGCTTCGGCTTATAACGCTATTATGGGGCACCCTTGGATTCATGACATGGGAGCTATTCCATCGACTCTACATCAGACTATCAAATTTCCCACCCCATGGGGAGTGAAAGAGATATTAGGGGAACAAGAAAGTTCACGTTCATGCTATCAAACTACCTTAAAAGGTAAGGTCAACAGTTATAGCAATTACAGAGGCTACCGCTGGTACCTCACAGGGAAGAACCAGAGGTGGAACAGTTGAATGAGATGCCATTACTCGAAGACGATCCTGACAAGTGGGTGAACGTGAGTTCAAAACTAGCAGCCGACATACAAAAGAGGCTTATCGACTTCCTTCGATCAAACGCCAGCTGCTTTAaatcttcaaacaaaacaattgtgAAACTATTGAAGAAACGTCTGGAAAAGTCTAAAGGAAAGTGGGTAGAAGAGCTTCCAGGCATGTTGTGGGCTTACCTCACCATCACTAAGTCACCGACTTACAAAACACTATTTTATCTAGTGTATGGGATGGAAACAGTAATGCCATGTGAAGTAGGCGCGACTACAGCACAAACCTAGCACCCTAACTTGCAGAAAAACGAAGAGTTGTTGAGTCTCGATCTCGATCCTCTAGACGTGAAACGAGAAGCAGCAAAAGTCAAAAATTGGTGTTATCAACAGGAAGTGGCTAGAAGCTACAACAAAAATGTCAGGACGCGGACATTCCAAGTAGGAGACTGGGTCTTGCGATGTACCTTTCAAAATACAAGGGAACAAGGAGCTGGGAAACTCTTTCCCACTTGAGAAGGTCCTTACAAAATCATTGAAGTGCGTGGGTCAGGAGCTTATAAGTTGCAAAACAAAGAAGGGAAGAATCTTACCAATAGTTGGAACACTTTGACTAATGACGAGGTTTGAGTTTTGATAAGATTTATggtgtttaattattattaatttgtgtttttcttcgATTATGGAGTTTCATGAACATTAGTCCCAAGTTATGGACAatgttttcaataaaaattGGGCTTTTTGATTTACAAAGCAAGTCTTGCAGTGAGTGGCAATGTCACGAGCGTTAGCCCTCTAAGATAATGCGTGTGATACTATCACTTGAAAATGTCATGAGCATTGAAAAAGTAGCATGTGCGTGTCGTAGACACGAGACGTGGATCTGTGTCATGAACATGAAGATAATGTCGCGAGCATATAAATAGTGTCACAATCACATGACGTATGTAATGCCATGAGCATGTGAACGGTGCTATGAGCACAAGGCATAAACAATGTCATGAACATTGTTATTAAAGAAGTGAGCACGTGACAGTTGTGGAACACCTGACTGTCTCGAGCACAAGATACAAACGATGTcattaacattattattaaagaaCTATGTATGTGATAGTTATGAAACACCTGGCTGTCACGACCACAAGACAACACAAATGTGTCATGAACACAAGACACAAAAAATGTATTGAGCATTCTGATTTCGAAAATAATCTTGTGACTATAATGGGCACAAGACATGAATTTGTGTCATGAACACATAAATAATGCCATGAGCATTGTTACTGCAAAAAGCGAGCACATGACTGTCATGAACCACTTGATTGTCACGAGCACAGGGTATAAATAATATGTCACGAGCACGAGATTTAAATGTGTCACGaacacaaaacataaacgaCGTCAAAAACATCGTTATTGAAGAACATAAAAGCACGTGACAGTTATGGAACACCTGACTGTCACAAGAAACGAACATAAAAATTTCATGAACATTGTTTATGTAAGAAGAAACACATGACAGTTAAGGTCGTGACAGTTAAGAAACACCTTATTATCACGAGCa
The Camelina sativa cultivar DH55 chromosome 15, Cs, whole genome shotgun sequence DNA segment above includes these coding regions:
- the LOC104748823 gene encoding uncharacterized protein LOC104748823 — its product is MQDLNTTPRTTRTTSTTEDGRLETPRQENNGENPSIRQTHENLIQEENMDHQRTVNTPHVTGVEHEPYAKSAEPTYLEAMLTKRLGAVEAMIERLPGMAPPIRKSNLHSYADTPFSDEIALTEMPRNFSLPTMKMYDGTTDPDNHIAQYKKRMFKTAIQKECREATMCKGFGSTLTGAALQWFINLPNGSINSFASLTDLFVEQFASSRNLEKTSDDLYEVRQKKDESLRAYVGRFNKEKVSIPSCNMSTAISAFKRGLLPDGDLYKELTKYQCRTMEDVLSRAWAQIKWEEDSVYRQRRSPRSDSRMV